One Agrococcus jenensis genomic region harbors:
- the rfbB gene encoding dTDP-glucose 4,6-dehydratase: protein MSKLLVTGGAGFIGSNFVHYVVANTDHDVVVLDKLTYAGDRETLAGLPEDRVQLVVGDIANSEVVDALVADADAVVHYAAESHNDNSLHDPAPFVHTNLIGTFTLLEAARRSGTRFHHISTDEVYGDLELDDPAKFTPETPYNPSSPYSSTKAGSDLLVRAWVRSFGLEATISNCSNNYGPRQHVEKFIPRQITNVLDGVRPRLYGAGENVRDWIHADDHSSAVLRILERGRTGETYLIGADGEKNNLEVVQAILRLMGQEPDAFDHVKDRAGHDLRYAIDASKLREELEWEPAFTDFESGLADTIDWYRANEPWWRKQKAEAEAKYAQAGH, encoded by the coding sequence ATGAGCAAGCTCCTCGTCACCGGCGGCGCCGGCTTCATCGGCTCGAACTTCGTCCACTACGTCGTCGCCAACACCGACCACGACGTGGTGGTGCTCGACAAGCTCACCTACGCGGGCGACCGCGAGACGCTCGCGGGCCTGCCGGAGGACCGCGTGCAGCTCGTCGTCGGCGACATCGCCAACTCGGAGGTCGTCGACGCGCTCGTGGCCGACGCCGACGCGGTCGTGCACTACGCGGCCGAGTCGCACAACGACAACTCGCTCCACGACCCGGCGCCGTTCGTGCACACGAACCTCATCGGCACGTTCACGCTGCTCGAGGCCGCCCGCCGCAGCGGGACCCGCTTCCACCACATCTCGACCGACGAGGTCTACGGCGACCTCGAGCTCGACGACCCGGCGAAGTTCACGCCCGAGACGCCCTACAACCCCTCGAGCCCCTACTCGTCGACGAAGGCGGGCTCCGACCTGCTCGTGCGCGCCTGGGTGCGCTCCTTCGGCCTCGAGGCGACGATCTCGAACTGCTCGAACAACTACGGCCCGCGCCAGCACGTCGAGAAGTTCATCCCGCGCCAGATCACGAACGTGCTCGACGGCGTGCGGCCGCGCCTCTACGGCGCGGGGGAGAACGTGCGCGACTGGATCCACGCCGACGACCACTCGAGCGCGGTGCTGCGCATCCTGGAGCGCGGCCGCACCGGCGAGACCTACCTCATCGGCGCCGACGGCGAGAAGAACAACCTCGAGGTCGTGCAGGCGATCCTGCGCCTCATGGGCCAGGAGCCGGACGCGTTCGACCACGTGAAGGACCGCGCGGGCCACGACCTGCGCTACGCGATCGACGCGAGCAAGCTGCGCGAGGAGCTCGAGTGGGAGCCCGCCTTCACCGACTTCGAGTCGGGCCTCGCCGACACGATCGACTGGTACCGCGCGAACGAGCCCTGGTGGCGCAAGCAGAAGGCCGAGGCCGAGGCGAAGTACGCCCAGGCCGGGCACTGA
- a CDS encoding phosphomannomutase/phosphoglucomutase: MALTDIVKAYDVRGLVDGQLTEEVVRALGAAFADEVGTGAPIVIGHDMRPSSPALAAAAAEGARARGADVIAIGLCSTDGTYFASGSLDAPAMMFTASHNPAAWNGIKFSRAGARGVSLDTGLSAIRDGAQRYLDDGLPAAAEPGSLRELDVLADYAEHLRSLVDLSSIRPLKVVVDAANGMGGMTVPAVLGDAAGLGALPLEIVPMYFELDGTFPNHEANPLDPKNLVDLQAAVVEHGADLGLAFDGDADRCFVIDERGGAVSPSAVAAIVAEREIRRVQAEGEQDVVVIHNLITSRSVPEAIVAAGATAVRTRVGHSLIKDRMAETGAVFGGEHSAHYYFRDFWGADNGMLAAMHVLATLGVDEEPLSQLAARYTPYAASGEINSTVADVPAAYTRVVEAFAGRGEFDEMDGLTVTAPDGAWWFSVRPSNTEPLLRLNVEAEQEPTMVAIRDEVLALIRA, translated from the coding sequence ATGGCGCTGACGGACATCGTGAAGGCGTACGACGTGCGAGGCCTCGTCGACGGGCAGCTCACCGAGGAGGTCGTGCGCGCGCTCGGCGCCGCGTTCGCCGACGAGGTGGGCACGGGCGCACCGATCGTGATCGGCCACGACATGCGCCCGTCGTCGCCTGCGCTCGCCGCCGCTGCGGCTGAGGGTGCGCGGGCGCGCGGCGCCGACGTCATCGCGATCGGCCTGTGCTCGACCGACGGCACCTACTTCGCCTCCGGCTCGCTCGACGCGCCGGCCATGATGTTCACCGCCTCCCACAACCCCGCGGCCTGGAACGGCATCAAGTTCTCGCGCGCCGGCGCCCGCGGCGTGAGCCTCGACACCGGCCTCTCCGCCATCCGCGACGGCGCGCAGCGCTACCTCGACGACGGGCTGCCCGCGGCGGCCGAGCCCGGCTCGCTGCGCGAGCTCGACGTGCTCGCCGACTACGCGGAGCACCTGCGCTCGCTCGTCGACCTCTCGTCGATCCGGCCCCTCAAGGTCGTGGTGGATGCGGCCAACGGCATGGGCGGCATGACCGTGCCCGCCGTGCTCGGCGACGCCGCGGGCCTCGGCGCGCTCCCGCTCGAGATCGTGCCCATGTACTTCGAGCTCGACGGCACCTTCCCCAACCACGAGGCCAACCCGCTCGACCCCAAGAACCTCGTCGACCTGCAGGCCGCCGTCGTCGAGCACGGCGCCGACCTCGGGCTCGCGTTCGACGGCGACGCCGACCGCTGCTTCGTCATCGACGAGCGCGGTGGTGCCGTCTCGCCGTCGGCGGTCGCCGCGATCGTCGCGGAGCGCGAGATCCGCCGCGTGCAAGCCGAGGGCGAGCAGGACGTCGTCGTCATCCACAACCTCATCACCAGCCGGTCGGTGCCCGAGGCCATCGTGGCCGCCGGCGCCACCGCCGTGCGCACCCGCGTCGGCCACTCCCTCATCAAGGACCGGATGGCCGAGACCGGCGCCGTCTTCGGCGGCGAGCACTCCGCGCACTACTACTTCCGCGACTTCTGGGGCGCCGACAACGGCATGCTCGCGGCGATGCACGTGCTCGCGACGCTCGGCGTCGACGAGGAGCCGCTGTCGCAGCTCGCAGCGCGCTACACGCCCTACGCCGCGTCCGGCGAGATCAACTCGACGGTCGCCGACGTGCCGGCCGCCTACACGCGCGTGGTCGAGGCGTTCGCCGGCCGCGGCGAGTTCGACGAGATGGATGGCCTCACCGTCACGGCGCCCGACGGCGCGTGGTGGTTCTCGGTGCGCCCGTCGAACACCGAGCCGCTGCTGCGGCTCAACGTCGAGGCCGAGCAGGAGCCGACGATGGTCGCGATCCGCGACGAGGTGCTGGCGCTCATCCGCGCCTGA
- a CDS encoding DUF3499 family protein: protein MDVAMCSRPGCRRYADRTVTVDYAAQLLVVGPLQGASRQGAIEGSYDLCDPHADRASGPTGWQVVRHEPDRAPRSATAPPTRHEEEPWR from the coding sequence ATGGATGTCGCGATGTGCTCACGGCCCGGGTGCCGCCGGTACGCCGACCGGACCGTCACCGTCGACTACGCCGCGCAGCTGCTCGTCGTCGGCCCGCTGCAGGGGGCCAGCAGGCAGGGCGCGATCGAGGGCAGCTACGACCTGTGCGACCCGCACGCCGACCGCGCGAGCGGGCCCACCGGCTGGCAGGTCGTGCGCCACGAGCCCGACCGGGCGCCGCGCTCGGCGACGGCCCCACCCACCAGACACGAAGAGGAACCATGGCGCTGA